One segment of Physeter macrocephalus isolate SW-GA chromosome 3, ASM283717v5, whole genome shotgun sequence DNA contains the following:
- the LOC102989461 gene encoding LOW QUALITY PROTEIN: voltage-dependent calcium channel gamma-like subunit (The sequence of the model RefSeq protein was modified relative to this genomic sequence to represent the inferred CDS: inserted 1 base in 1 codon), with the protein MKTSELQPDAGPGVRLCRGKSAPWQDHCPVGELPLVDAAHQLASSSPEWTGVHCRLCLQAQRLLAQRRPHRPFFESFIRALIILCAPLSVVPSSISICDDHWLLADNRLFRLWCFCTASNQTGLHCLQDLSQAHVPRLASGMAVAXSVATLAVGVAILVLELLMVSQVCEDPHSWREWALGSTLFRVSFVFSFGGLLSFLILLWNQVTLIGLTLMFWGKFTASFLFFLNAINGFTHFNSITHPWGLPTKF; encoded by the exons ATGAAGACATCTGAGTTGCAGCCTGATGCAGGGCCAG GCGTGAGGCTCTGCAGAGGGAAGTCAGCACCCTGGCAGGACCACTGCCCTGTGGGTGAGCTTCCTTTAGTGGATGCAGCCCACCAGCTCGCCTCCTCATCTCCCGAATGGACGGGAGTCCATTGCAGGCTTTGCCTGCAAGCCCAGAGGCTGTTGGCCCAAAGGAGGCCCCACCGGCCCTTCTTTGAATCCTTCATCCGGGCCCTCATCATCTTGTGTGCCCCTCTGTCTGTGgtcccctcctccatctccatctgTGATGACCACTGGCTCCTGGCCGACAACCGCCTCTTCCGGCTGTGGTGCTTCTGCACCGCCTCCAACCAGACTGGGCTGCACTGTCTCCAAGACCTGAGTCAGGCCCACGTGCCCAGGCTGGCCTCAGGCATGGCCGTGG CCAGCGTGGCCACCTTGGCTGTGGGGGTTGCCATCTTGGTCCTGGAGCTCCTCATGGTGTCCCAGGTGTGTGAGGACCCCCATTCATGGCGCGAGTGGGCCTTGGGCTCCACCCTCTTCCGTGTCTCGTTCGTCTTCTCCTTCGGTGGCCTCCTGAGCTTCCTGATCCTTCTCTGGAACCAGGTCACACTCATCGGCCTCACCCTGATGTTCTGGGGCAAGTTCACggcctccttcctctttttcctgaACGCCATCAACGGCTTCACCCACTTCAACAGCATCACCCATCCGTGGGGCTTGCCTACAAAATTTTAG